A portion of the Sus scrofa isolate TJ Tabasco breed Duroc chromosome 5, Sscrofa11.1, whole genome shotgun sequence genome contains these proteins:
- the LOC100516910 gene encoding LOW QUALITY PROTEIN: olfactory receptor 8S1-like (The sequence of the model RefSeq protein was modified relative to this genomic sequence to represent the inferred CDS: inserted 1 base in 1 codon) — MKNLSIIEEFVLLGLSDDPDIQTLLFVLFLGMYFLTLMGNLTMILVIRADSHLCMPMYVFLGHLSFLDMCHSSVTMPKMLQNFLSQKKTISVWGCIMQSFFFTLSGGTESCLLSAMAYDRYAAICHPLLYTVIMNRPLYTAMVSAAWVMGFLNSXVNNLCIQNLQFCGPNIISHFSCELPSLFPLSCTDTTANTILLAGSTAFLGLLTLPLILFSYSKIIFAILSISSSKNQGKAFSTCSSHLTVVLLFYGTALFRYISPSSGSVLERVVSIQYGVITSLINPLIYSFKNQEVKAALQRMLRQQIWVSG, encoded by the exons ATGAAAAATCTTAGCATTATTGAGGAATTTGTGCTTCTGGGATTGTCTGATGACCCGGATATCCAGACCCTGCTCTTTGTTCTCTTCCTGGGGATGTACTTCCTGACCCTGATGGGGAACCTGACGATGATCCTGGTGATCAGGGCTGACTCCCACCTCTGCATGCCCATGTACGTCTTCCTTGGACATTTGTCTTTCCTAGACATGTGCCACTCCTCCGTCACTATGCCCAAGATGCTGCAGAATTTCCTGTCTCAGAAGAAAACCATTTCTGTGTGGGGCTGTATCATGCAGagtttctttttcactctttctgGAGGCACTGAGAGCTGCTTGCTCTCTGctatggcctatgaccgctatgctgCCATCTGTCACCCTCTGCTCTACACTGTGATCATGAATAGACCTCTCTACACGGCAATGGTCAGTGCAGCATGGGTGATGGGTTTTCTGAACT TAGTGAATAATCTTTGCATCCAGAACTTACAGTTTTGTGGTCCCAATATAATCTCCCATTTTAGTTGTGAACTGCCTTCACTCTTTCCTCTGTCCTGCACTGATACCACAGCTAACACGATCCTGCTGGCTGGGTCTACTGCATTTCTAGGACTTCTGACACTTCCACTAATCCTCTTCTCttactcaaaaattatttttgccaTTCTAAGTATCTCTTCCTCTAAAAACCAAggcaaagccttctccacctgttcCTCCCACCTCACTGTGGTGCTCTTATTCTATGGGACAGCTCTATTCAGATACATCAGCCCCTCTTCAGGATCAGTCCTGGAGCGAGTTGTCTCTATACAGTATGGTGTGATCACATCCTTGATAAACCCGCTCATTTACAGCTTCAAGAACCAGGAGGTAAAGGCAGCCCTGCAGAGGATGCTGAGGCAGCAGATATGGGTCTCAGGGTAA
- the LOC100516735 gene encoding olfactory receptor 8S1-like gives MKNVSIITEFVFLGLSSDPHIQTMLFVLFLWIYLLTLMGNLMMILIIKADLQLHTPMYFFLGHLSFLDLSFSSVTVPKMIENFLSQKKSISVWGCLTQSFFFTLSGGTEACLLSAMAYDRYAAICHPLVYTIIINRPLCIVTVSIAWAVGFLISLMNSLFIHKLHFCGSNIIPHFSCELPPLFPLSCTDPTVNEILLAVSCAFLGVLTLPLILFSYSKIISVILNIHSSDGQGKAFSTCSSHLTVVLLFYGTALFRYIGPASGSVWEQVVSIQYGVITSLLNPLIYSLKNQEVKAALQRMLRQQVCHRVRKSCVILLRK, from the coding sequence ATGAAAAATGTCAGTATTATTACAGAGTTTGTCTTTCTGGGATTGTCCAGTGACCCCCATATCCAGACTATGCTCTTTGTGCTATTCCTGTGGATTTACCTCCTGACTTTGATGGGAAACCTGATGATGATCCTGATCATAAAGGCTGATTTGCagctccacacacccatgtatttcttcctagGACACCTATCCTTTCTGGATCTGAGTTTCTCCTCAGTCACTGTGCCAAAGATGATAGAGAACTTCTTGTCTCAGAAGAAAAGCATCTCAGTGTGGGGATGCCTCACTCAGAGtttctttttcactctctctGGAGGAACAGAAGCCTGTCTTCTCTctgccatggcctatgaccgctacgcTGCTATCTGCCAccctctggtctacaccataaTCATAAACAGACCTCTCTGCATTGTGACTGTGAGCATAGCCTGGGCAGTGGGATTTCTGATTTCCTTAATGAACAGTCTCTTCATCCACAAGTTACATTTCTGTGGATCCAACATCATCCCCCACTTCAGCTGTGAGCTACCTCCACTCTTCCCTCTGTCCTGTACTGATCCCACTGTCAATGAGATTCTTTTAGCTGTGTCATGTGCATTTCTAGGGGTGCTGACACTTCCCCTGATCCTGTTCTCTTACTCCAAAATCATTTCTGTCATTCTGAACATCCACTCCTCTGATGGCCAAggcaaagccttctccacctgctcctctCACCTCACAGTGGTGCTCCTGTTCTATGGGACAGCTCTATTCAGGTACATTGGTCCTGCCTCAGGCTCAGTGTGGGAGCAAGTGGTCTCCATTCAGTACGGTGTGATCACATCTTTgctgaaccccctcatctacagcctcaAGAACCAGGAGGTAAAGGCAGCTCTGCAAAGGATGCTGAGGCAACAAGTGTGCCACAGAGTAAGAAAAAGCTGTGTGATTCTGCtcaggaaatag